One segment of Canis aureus isolate CA01 chromosome 27, VMU_Caureus_v.1.0, whole genome shotgun sequence DNA contains the following:
- the TRIAP1 gene encoding TP53-regulated inhibitor of apoptosis 1 yields the protein MNSVGEACTDMKREYDQCFNRWFAEKFLKGDGSGDPCTDLFKRYQQCVQKAIKEKEIPIEGLEFMGHGKEKPESSS from the exons ATGAATAGCGTAGGGGAGGCCTGCACCGACATGAAGCGCGAGTACGACCAGTGCTTCAATCGCTGGTTTGCCGAGAAGTTCCTTAAAGGGGACGGCTCCGGAGACCCGTGCACCGACCTCTTCAAGCGCTATCAGCAGTGTGTTCAG AAAGCAATAAAGGAGAAGGAGATTCCCATTGAAGGACTGGAATTCATGGGCCATGGCAAAGAAAAGCCTGAAAGCTCTTCTTGA